One part of the Glycine soja cultivar W05 chromosome 11, ASM419377v2, whole genome shotgun sequence genome encodes these proteins:
- the LOC114373168 gene encoding uncharacterized protein LOC114373168 encodes MPLYTKFMKDILTKKGKYIDNESIMVGGNYSIVIQRKLPKKFKDLESETIPCTIVNESIGKTLIDLGASIYLMPLSMCRRIENMMIDPTKMTLQLANRSITRLYEVVEDVLVKVRHFTFSVDFVIMDIEEDAKIPFILGTPFMLTANCMVDMGNGNLEMSIDDQKVTFNLFETIKYPGEDKRCFKVEEIDKEDVSALQTTQNSLEKALINVVDCLTSEEENDLRACLEDLDHEENIPIGGTSFEELKSRSPSEKTMVDLKILPNHLKYVFLEENETKPVVTSSELIAEEENRLVEVLKRHREAIG; translated from the coding sequence ATGCCGCTCTACACCAAATTCATGAAGGACATCCTCACCAAGAAGGGGAAGTACATTGACAATGAAAGCATTATGGTGGGAGGCAACTACAGTATAGTGATACAGAGGAAGCTGCCTAAGAAATTCAAAGACCTCGAGAGCGAGACAATCCCTTGCACCATAGTGAATGAGTCAATAGGGAAGACTCTCATTGACTTAGGGGCAAGCATCTACTTGATGCCCCTGTCAATGTGTAGAAGAATTGAAAATATGATGATAGACCCTACCAAGATGACGCTCCAGCTCGCAAACCGATCAATCACAAGACTGTACGAGGTAGTGGAAGATGTCCTAGTCAAAGTCCGCCACTTTACTTTCTCGGTAGATTTTGTCATCATGGACATAGAAGAAGATGCGAAGATTCCTTTTATCCTAGGCACACCCTTCATGTTGACTGCCAACTGCATGGTAGATATGGGGAATGGTAATCTGGAAATGAGTATCGATGACCAAAAGGTAACCTTCAATCTTTTCGAAACAATTAAATACCCAGGGGAAGATAAGAGGTGTTTCAAGGTAGAGGAGATCGATAAAGAAGACGTCAGTGCTCTCCAAACCACACAAAATTCACTAGAGAAAGCTTTGATCAATGTTGTGGATTGTCTAaccagtgaagaggaaaatgATCTAAGGGCTTGCTTGGAAGACTTAGATCATGAAGAAAACATTCCTATAGGGgggactagttttgaagaattGAAAAGCAGGAGTCCATCGGAGAAGACCATGGTAGACCTGAAGATCCTACCCAACCATTTGAAGTATGTGTTCTTGGAGGAGAACGAGACCAAGCCCGTGGTGACAAGCAGTGAGCTAATAGCAGAGGAAGAGAACAGGTTGGTAGAGGTCCTCAAGAGACACAGGGAAGCAATTGGGTGA